Genomic window (Tenrec ecaudatus isolate mTenEca1 chromosome 16, mTenEca1.hap1, whole genome shotgun sequence):
GCCCTGTGCCCAACCTGGGCCCCcccctggggggagggagagggacagtgATGGGTGAGGTACAGAGAGACTCCGTTGAGCACCTGGCCCCATGGGGCCCCACCAAGTGGAGGGGGGCCTGAGGGCCTCTCTGTCTTGGGTGAGGTCAGTGGTGCAGCATCTGAGGTAAATAAATTACAGAATAAATAGCAGGTGAGGTAGGGGGGACGTCTGGCCAAAAAGTAAAGTGAGGTGACCAAAGCTGGGGGTTCCTGACACGGGGGTCCTGGGCAGCCGAGGCGCTAACAACCCATGCCCACCCCTACTTTGGAATGTCAGACGGAGGCTCCCTAGCATTGGGTTCTGGGGACTCTTAAGGACCAGAGCTCTTGGTCCCTTTGGAAGGCGTGACCTGTTCAACCAGCTGGCTCTGCCCTCCCTGCTTGTCCCAGAGCACTGATGGGATGGGACGgggcggggcagggcagggcagggcagggataGGATGGAAACAGCCACCCCCTTCCCTGAGCCCTTGCCCTGCCCTCCCAGCTGCCCAGGCCTCACCTGACTCTAGACAGCCATGAGCATCGCAGAGGACAGTTGGGGGTGGGCCATGGGGACACCTGGCATTTGGTTGGGGAAGTGAGCCTGTTCAGGTTACAGGCTGAGGTGTATGGCTatgctgtgggtttccgaggcccaGCTGGTTCAGTTTTCGCAATCCTGGGAGGGCCCTTGAGGGGACCCCATCTGGCAGGAGCACAAAGAGGCAGGGCCCGGCCTGCCTCTCACCCCAAGTCTGAGAAAtaaatacattcatcactgcacaAACATAGTGATACAAAAACACTGTAAGCGTGTTCGCACCGTCTGAAGATTAGGGCCAGGCCCAGCCAGCCCCTACTGTTGCCTGGGGATGTCGCTGAGGTCAAAGTCCTGGCGTTTTTTTGGCTTGAGGGGGACCCTTGCCATCAGCCTACCCTGGGCGGTGGGCAGAGAGGGGGGAGGAAGTCACCCCCCTGGGCCCCAGCCCAGACTGGGGTCCTGCGGCCAGAGCTGAAAGCCACCCTTCCCAGCAGGCAGTGGGGCTGGTCAGCATTGGCCCAGTTCTTTGGTTCCATCTGGGCTCGAGGCGGCCCCGGGCTGTGGAGGAGGGTTTGGAAGAACGCCCCTCTGGCCATGGAACGCCagcacagcaccccaccccccaccccagcaagtTGGGGCCTCCAGAGGGTGGGGCTTTCCTGGCACTGGCCTTACAGCTGCTGAGGTCGGAAAATTGTCCCGAGTTTATGTAAACAATGAGATAAATATATTAGCATCTTCTTTTTCTGAGACCAGAGGTTCCGttcgcattaaaaatgtgctttggTTTAAAAAATAGGTTTTGGTGAATTTGGGTATGAGCTTGTCttttttcttctccccccccccttttttaaaaattctttcctACATCACATCTGCTACTTTCCTGGTTTTCCCCCAAACATTCTGAACAGGCTGAGCACAGCGAAGAGCTGATTGGCTCCCCCCACAACTCCGCACGCAGGTGTGCTCAGTCACGCGCGCACGCTCAGCCACGTGCTCCAGAGAATCTGGGGAAATGACAAGAGGAAGCCTGTGTTTTCACTGTCCCGCCCGCCCCGCCAACCCTTGCAATCTTAAATATGAAACTAGTGTTTTGCTTTCTcattaaaatacagaaaaaaggCTCGGTACAATACTAAAAGTGGGTACAATACTATGTCGTGCAGAAGTTATCGTGAAGGGGTCCTGGTGCCCCGTCCCTGAAGTTCTGCCAATAAGCGGCCAGTCTCCCGTGGCCTGGGGGCGGCCCGACCAGCGCATGCGCACCTTCCTGCTTGGGCTCGCGCGTACAGACTTTGTGTCACGTGGCTTAAGTGCTGaaggtgggcgggggtgggggatgtcTCCACGACCCAGATCCTGACTTGACCATGCTGGAACCTGAGACCCAATGAACCCCGAATCCACTCAGGGGCAGAGGTGTCAGCTTGGGGCTCACAGGGCCCCCTAAAGGTAGGAGGGGGGCTGCACACGGCACCCCTGACCCACCGTGATGGACCACTGAGGTCCCTGACCCGGGTTTCCTTTCAGCTGGAAGCTGTCTTGAAgggtggagaagggggaggagtacCTGGAGTTTTTTGGTCTAAACGTAAAACACCCTAGTCTATACCCAATGCTGTCTATTGGCTCAGATAGATGTCCAGTGaccttgtagggcagagtagaactgtcccatggtttctgaagctgtgaatcCTCACCGGAaagaggcagcaggcagcagggtgggtggCTTCTAATCCAATGCCTTACAATCAGGGTTCTTTACACTTCCAacagaaagtggggggggggggggggctatgaAAAAGGAAAGATGATTATAGGGCCCACAATTCTGGCCAAGAAACTCAAGGACAACTTTGGGGGACAAagatgtgccccccccccccagaactgaTCGGCCAGGGGGCATCTTCCGGTCTGTGGAAGGAGCCTGATGGGCCTCCCTGCCCCTCTTGGGTCTACATATCGCTTTGGTCAAAGTACCCACCCCCTACATCCCTGCTCAAGCTCTTAAGGGGCTGCctgccctcccgctccccactacaCTCATGGAGGGGATacctcccaccctacccccaccccacagaagcagcagcacCCACAAGGTGGGCATGGCTGAGCACCTAGAAATCTCCCCCACTGAGACCAATGGCTTTGGCCAGTCCTGGGCTCTCCCTGACCAGAGGGCACGACAACATCGCTGTCAGTCACCCAAGTATCGTTCTAGAAAAGTCAAGAGGTAGCAAATGGCCGGAGGGCTCCACCTTGGTACTGAGAAAGAGAAGCGGAACATGTCCATactcgccacacacacacacacacacacacacacacacacacacacacacacacacggaaaaaatttaaaacttcgggggtggggagagggaagaaagagtCCCAAGGACTCTGTACCAAGTTCTGCCTACCCACACCCACCCTGCCCACTTAACCCCTGACCTTCCAGTTCAAACACTCACATAAATGTTACACTGGTTTTtctcataataaaaataaaacaagtaccTATAAACAAAGAAGCCTCCTTGGAAACTACAGGGAAAGCAATGGCTCTCCCTGCCGGCTCTGGCAAAGCCTTTGGGCCAGAGGGCTTTCTTGGgcctgtggggggtgggtgggaggtgctCCCAGGTCTGCTCTGCAGCAGAAAAGGGGTACAGAAGAGGGCTGACCCCCATTACATTCCAGCTGCAGACCCAGGTTCCATCCTGGGGGTCTAGGAGACGGGAGCAACcctgttttttgttttcaaaagaaaaacaaaacagaaacacaacaacaaaatgagTACAGGGAGGGGACAAACAGCTCAGTAGGAAAAAAGTAACCCGGCCCCAGCGGGGTCTTCAGTTGTAGAGGTAGGCGGGTCACCCTGACTGTCCCAGGGCCAATAGGTAGGGTACCCCTGGCTCTGGGGAGAGGGCACCTCTCCCTTGGGCACCTGCTCCCTGGGCCAGGGTCCCAGCCCTGCCACCACCCAGCCACAGGTACCCTCAGCACACAGCCCTTTACCAGGTGGGACactgggtgggggagaggggctgcCAGGCCACAGCGGACCGGGAGAAGGCGAGGTAGACAGACTCGCTGGGCGTGGTCCCATCAAATCTCTTCTTTGCTTCCCTTGGTATAGACACTGTCTGTTAAAgctcttggggggagggggagagggggagcggCACGTCAGGGCCAGGAGCCCCACTGggtgcccgccccgcccccacctcctgcTGGCTTCCTGGTGCGTGGCTCATTTGGGTGCCCGTGCTGGCGGGGGATGGGTCTTTGGCTTCTAGGACGGGGAGGTGTGCATGCGCAGGTGGCTGATGAGGTTGCGCTGCTGCGTGAACTTGCCCCCGCAGAGCTGGCACTCGTAGGGCTTCTCGCCCGAGTGCACGCGCATGTGCTCCGTCAGGCGGTACTGGCGAGTGAAGCGCATGCCGCACTCGTCGCAGGCGAAGGGCTTCAAGCCCAGGTGGCTGCGCATGTGGCGCGTCATGGTGCCGCGCTGCGTGAACATCTTGCCGCAGATGTTGCAGGGGAAGGGCCGCGTCAGCCAGTGCGTCTTCTCGTGCTGCCGCAGCGTGGCCGGATCCTTGTAGCTCTTCTCGCACACGGAGCACTTGAAGGGCCGCGGCTCGGCCGTGTAAGCAGTGCTGGGCGCCGACAAATCCTCGGCTTCCTCCTCGGCGCCCCCGCTGCCGGTCTCGTAGGCTCCCTCCTCCTTGATGAAGAGCTCCTCCTCCGTGTGTGTCTCCACGTGGGCGTTGAGCTGCTCTGAGCTGGGGAagcccttggcacagggaatgcacACGTACAAGTTGTCCCCGTAGGACACCGTCTCATAGCCCTCGGGCCGGTACAGGTAGTGGGAGCCCGAGGGGCCGCTGCCCGCCTCGCTGCCGCTGTGCCCGCTGTCCTCACTCCCGTCCTTGccattctcttcctcctccttgcaGGGGAGGGGCTCCCCGTAGGGCCCGCTGGGGCCGCCCCTGCCGCTCAGGATGCCGTTAGGAACCCTGTCCTCAGGGGCCTCGCTGTCTTGGGCCGGGCAGGCGTCTGGGGGCCCGCCCTCCCTCGGCTCCACGGTGGCGGCGGGCTCCTTCTTGTTCCATTCCTTCTTGCGGGCTGAGTGCCGCAGGCTCTTCCGAGGCTGCCCGCTGGGTCCCTCTAGCCGGCTCAGGGAGGTGTCCTCGGCCCCCTCAAGATCCATGGGCTCCTCGGGTGCACCCCCCAGCTCAGTGTAAGAGGCACTGTTGGCAGTAGGTGGGATGGGGACTGCAGGGGGCGAGCTGTGCTGGCTGTCACTTAACTGGGCCTGGTCttcggtggggaggtgggggccaGGTGTGGCAGGGGGCAGCGGGGGGCTCTTCTTGGACAGATCCAGGCCCAGCTCCTGCTCATAGCCCCCGCTGCTGCCGTTGGTGCTGCTGCAGCCGCCCAAGCCAGCCTCCCCACCGGCAGGACAGAGAACGTGGCCCAGGGCGTGTGGGACCTCTTGGCTGGCGCCTCTAAGGAAGAGCTCATCGTCTGAGCCTTTGGGCtgggggagctcctggggtgcagGGGCCCCTTGGTGCCCATCTCCCTGCCCTGGGTAGTGGACCTGGATGACAGAGGTGGTGGGCAGACGCTGGCTGCGGGGGGACCGCCCTATGCTGGCAGCCACTACACGTGAGGCACCGAATGGCTTGCCGGCCCGCTTGAGGCGGCGGCGGCAGAGGGCGGCCAACTCCGGGAGCTGGAGGTAGCTGGCAGCAGTGAGGAGCGTGCTGAAGTTGGGCTCAGCGGGCTGGTCGCCAGGCAGCAGCTTGCCGGTGTAGATGAAGTCGAGGATCTGCTGGAAGACGGCTGAGCTGACCATGTCTGTGTCCAGGTTGATGAGGTTGTCGTGCAGTACCAGGGATTTGAAGTAGATGCTGCTGGCTGCCAGCACATTCTTGTGGGCACGGAAGATGGAGTTCTCCACCATGATGACGACGTCACACAGGAAGCCCTTGGCCCTCTGCTGGTTCAGCTGCAGAAGGAGCTGCTTCGAGTGGCTGGGCAGCTCCATGTCGGGCCCCATGTCCCCGCGCCCTCCCCACGCGCACCACCTGCCGGGCAGAGAACAGGTAGGCACTGGTTAGTTAGGCTGGCAGGATGCGAGGGCAGAGGCTGCAGGCAGGGAAGGCCCATTtgcccccagggagaaagaaggctGGACGGCAACTGAGGCAGATCATGCAGATGCTGAGTTGGGAGTCAGAGGGTAGGCCCAAAGGTAACACTCAGCCTCCTAGGGGGTGGCGGGAAGGCTGGCCTGGCCaaggcagcccttgggctctgggatCCTCAGTCAGCTAACCTCCAGCAGGCAGGTTGGTACAGACACCCTCTGCTTCTGGAGGGCAGCCTGTGGGGCTGGTTGGTGCAACCTGTGGGAATAGCCCCGCTCCCCGctatccccacccccagcagagcACTGAGGACTGGCAGCTCAGACACTTGGGGACAAGCTAATCTGACAATAGGAAGAGCCCCTCATTCGGAGCCAGCAGCCCTCCTTCCAAGGTGTGCTCCAGGGCCTGCCTGGAGCTAAGAACCAGTTCAGCCCAGGCTGTGTTGTACCCACCCCCTCCTCTCAGGCCTACCGGAGTGCCAGGGGCCCAGAAACCATGTGAGCAGCAGCCAGCGGGGGTGGCCTCCTTTTGGGCTCGGCCTCCCTGGGGGGGCATCAATGCCTGGTCACCTGGGGACGAAAAGCAGGACAGTCAACTCCACATGTCTCACAGGGGACAATTGGGCAGGGCAGACAGTCCCTgattccaccctcaccctcctctcAAGATTTGGGGAACCCCAGAGGGACCTCAGCCAGTGTGCTGACAAGAATCCTGCCCCACTCCCTGGCCCCCAGGGTCGAGCTGAGCTTCTGGTTCATTCAACCCACACCAAAGGACAGTGAGTGGAAGGGGCCAGTGCAGGCCTGCTtctaccttcaccttcccctgCCCTTCCCCCACCTGGCCCTCAGGGCCAGGGAGGCCTAGCAGGTCCCTCAGGAATGTGACCAGACCCGGGTGCGCCCAGGCCCATGGCTGGGAGCCTGAGCCTGGTCAGGCAGGCTCTGTCTCCCAGGGGTGGGCGTGGTTGGGGCTGGGGGCAGCTAAGACCCCACCAACAACCAGGAAAGCAGGTAAACTAGACCTGCCCGTTCAGTGGTGGAGTGTCCATCTTTAAAGAGACAGGCCTCCAGCCCTCACCCAAGAGGAACAAAgtctccagcccaccctcccaggGACAAAGGAGGGGTGAAAGACAATCTGCAGACAGACAGGGCCACCACCATGCCTTCACAGgagggcccccacccccagcccattaCCAGGTCCAGGACCGGGACCTGTACATGCCACTGCCTGGGGTGGTGAAGCACAACCAGGACTTGGCTCATGAAGCTGGCAGCTTAATGCCCTCCCTACCGCCTCTGCCCCAGGCACAGGGGCAGGAGTCCAGAACCTCCTAAAATGAGGACAGCACCTGGCGAGGCTCCTGGCACCCAGCAACCCCTGGAAGCAAGCCGAGGCCACGTGCCAGTCGGTGCCAAGGCCCGCATGCCTGTCTGGGCCTGCCGCTGTTGACATGCCAGCTCTGCTACGCCCAAAAGCTGGGGCAGTGGGTCAGTTGGCCCAGGCTACGCTGGCCATTGGGGACAGGCATTGCTCCCAGGTTGGACCCCTGGTTCCTAGCTTTTCAGGGAGCGCAAGTCCAGCCACAGTACGGCAACTGACCCAGTCAGTGCTTGAGCAGAGCAGGCGGGCTGAAGGCCCCCCTTTGCTTTCAGCACGACCCCTAGCCCAGCAAGTCTATCTACACGGTGACCAGGCTCCAacaaccatgagggtggggggggaggaagagaagccATCGTAGGGGCGGGCACCATACCCAAACTCACccctctgccactgagttgatgcccagTCATTTtaatcccacaggacagagcagagctgctccctagGATACGGGTGGCTGCGAATCTTGACAGCCTCAAGGAGCAGCGCCAACACTTCACTCACCACCCCACCAGCCCCAGCTAAAGCAGgccacctggggggtgggggtggtaaagtTGGGAGAAACATCATCACTCCTTTATGTTTCT
Coding sequences:
- the HIC2 gene encoding hypermethylated in cancer 2 protein, with translation MVSGPLALRWCAWGGRGDMGPDMELPSHSKQLLLQLNQQRAKGFLCDVVIMVENSIFRAHKNVLAASSIYFKSLVLHDNLINLDTDMVSSAVFQQILDFIYTGKLLPGDQPAEPNFSTLLTAASYLQLPELAALCRRRLKRAGKPFGASRVVAASIGRSPRSQRLPTTSVIQVHYPGQGDGHQGAPAPQELPQPKGSDDELFLRGASQEVPHALGHVLCPAGGEAGLGGCSSTNGSSGGYEQELGLDLSKKSPPLPPATPGPHLPTEDQAQLSDSQHSSPPAVPIPPTANSASYTELGGAPEEPMDLEGAEDTSLSRLEGPSGQPRKSLRHSARKKEWNKKEPAATVEPREGGPPDACPAQDSEAPEDRVPNGILSGRGGPSGPYGEPLPCKEEEENGKDGSEDSGHSGSEAGSGPSGSHYLYRPEGYETVSYGDNLYVCIPCAKGFPSSEQLNAHVETHTEEELFIKEEGAYETGSGGAEEEAEDLSAPSTAYTAEPRPFKCSVCEKSYKDPATLRQHEKTHWLTRPFPCNICGKMFTQRGTMTRHMRSHLGLKPFACDECGMRFTRQYRLTEHMRVHSGEKPYECQLCGGKFTQQRNLISHLRMHTSPS